In one window of Aceticella autotrophica DNA:
- the spoVE gene encoding stage V sporulation protein E codes for MNRRYPVDYNILISVLILVSIGVIMVFSASSASAYYTYNDSFYFLKRQLLWSTIGFFAMTIMMNIDYHKLRKIVGIYLFGSILLLIAVLIPGIGVESYNATRWIGVGSFTIQPSEFAKYAIILYIANYFDKKPNYAKSFKKGVLPVLFLAGLLFFLIMKQPNFSTAGTIFIISIILLFVAGAKISFMATLFGLGGSAALIVVASVKYIRQRVFTFLNPWQDIQKHGYQIVQSLYALGSGGLFGVGLGRSRQKFMYLPMPQNDFIFSIIGEELGLIGTATILLLFLYLIMRGLRVAAKAPDMFGCLIATGITGLIGVQTLINVAVVTSSMPATGVSLPFISYGGTSTVLMMGAMGVLLNISRYSNSDRS; via the coding sequence ATGAATAGAAGATATCCTGTTGACTACAATATATTAATATCTGTGCTTATTCTTGTATCGATAGGTGTTATAATGGTGTTCAGCGCAAGCTCCGCCAGTGCTTATTATACCTATAATGATTCTTTTTACTTTCTGAAAAGGCAGTTATTATGGTCAACAATCGGTTTTTTTGCCATGACAATAATGATGAATATTGATTATCATAAACTAAGAAAAATTGTAGGTATATATTTATTTGGTTCTATTTTATTATTGATTGCTGTATTAATTCCCGGCATAGGTGTAGAAAGCTACAATGCAACAAGATGGATTGGTGTGGGAAGTTTTACAATTCAGCCTTCTGAATTTGCAAAATATGCGATTATCTTGTATATTGCAAATTATTTTGATAAAAAACCTAATTATGCAAAAAGTTTCAAAAAAGGAGTGCTACCTGTACTTTTTTTGGCAGGTTTATTATTCTTCTTGATTATGAAGCAGCCTAATTTCAGTACCGCAGGTACAATTTTTATTATTTCAATAATATTGTTATTTGTTGCGGGTGCAAAAATTTCTTTTATGGCTACACTATTTGGACTTGGTGGTTCTGCTGCACTTATTGTTGTTGCATCGGTAAAATATATTAGGCAAAGGGTTTTTACATTTTTAAATCCATGGCAGGATATACAAAAACATGGGTATCAAATTGTACAGTCATTATACGCACTTGGCTCAGGAGGGCTTTTTGGCGTAGGTTTAGGACGAAGCAGGCAGAAATTCATGTATCTTCCAATGCCGCAAAATGATTTTATATTTTCAATAATAGGAGAAGAACTTGGCTTAATTGGAACAGCGACAATACTTTTGTTATTTTTGTATCTTATTATGAGAGGACTTAGGGTTGCAGCTAAGGCGCCAGATATGTTTGGTTGTCTTATTGCAACAGGAATTACAGGACTTATAGGAGTACAGACATTGATAAATGTTGCTGTTGTAACTTCTTCAATGCCTGCTACAGGCGTATCTTTACCCTTTATAAGTTATGGGGGAACATCAACAGTTTTGATGATGGGGGCAATGGGAGTCTTATTAAATATTTCCCGTTATTCAAATTCAGACAGGAGTTGA